Genomic DNA from Alkalihalobacterium alkalinitrilicum:
TTTCTCGGTTCCGATAATTGGAGCAAATTCGGACTCAACATCCACTTTAATCATATGAATAGATGGAGCAACAGCTTTCAGTCGTACCCCAAATCTTGATCCTTGGCGAATAATTTCAGGCTCATCAAGGCTCATATCTGTTATCGCAGGGGCTGCAATTCCATACCCTGTTTGTTTTACCATTCGTAGTGCCTCTGATACTTGATCGTATTCAGATTTAGCATGAGCAAAGTCTTGCATTAATTGGAGCAAGTGATCTTTCCCACGGATTTCAACACCGACCACTTCTTTTAAAATTTGATCATATAAGTCGTCTGGAGCATAAAGATCAATTTCTGCTACCCCTTGCCCCATTTCTATTCCCGCGAGACCCGCTTGATCAATGAAATCATATTCCCCAAATTGTCCAACAACCCGGTCAACATCACGAAGACGTTTTATATCTTTCACCGTACTTCTCACGGCTTCTTCATAGCTTTGGCGTAACCAGTGCTCTTCTTTTAGTACCATGACCCAGCTAGGGAGATTAACATTCACTTCATGGACCGGGAATTCAAAGAGTACTTCTCTTAAGACATTGTTAATATCGGCATCTGTCATACTTTCAATACTCATTGCAAGTACTGGCACATCGTGTTTTTCGGAAATTTCCTGGCGAAGTAAATCTGTATCTGGGTGATGTGGTCTTACACTATTTATGACAACAATGAATGGCTTTCCTACTTCTTTTAATTCCTCTATCACCCGCTGTTCGGCTTCGAGATAATCATAGCGAGGAATGTCCCCAATTGACCCATCCGTCGTAACGACGACACCTAACGTTGAATGCTCCTGGATGACTTTTCTCGTTCCAATTTCAGCAGCCTCTTGGAACGGAATAGGTTCTTCATACCAAGGTGTATTGATCATTCTCGGACCATTTTCATCTTCATATCCTTTTGCTCCAGGTACTGCATATCCTACACAATCTACTAAACGAACATTTACATCTAAACCTTCATCCACATGTATAGAAACGGCGGTGTTCGGAACAAACTTTGGCTCAGTCGTCATGATCGTTTTCCCAGCAGCACTTTGAGGTAGTTCATCTTGAGCTCTTGCTTTATCTCCTTCATTTTCAATATTGGGGATTACAACAAGCTCCATAAACTTTTTTATAAAGGTAGATTTCCCTGTTCGAACAGCCCCTACCACTCCAAGGTAAATATCGCCACCAGTTCGTTCAGCGATATCTTTGAAAATATCAATCTTTTCCACTTGATCCCCTCCCGATCATGTATAAATTTAGAAGTTTACATTAATGCACCGTAATTGTTGGACATTACATACTTATGTCGTTGTCCCAAAAATATGACAACCCTATAAAAGAAAAAAATATTATAAAAATTAATATGTGTTCCAAGGTGCATACAAACTCCATTATTTATCATCTTAATGAAGAATAGCATTGGTAATAAACAAACAGAAATGCTCCTTCCTCTTGTATGTATATGATTGAATGAATAGTTTATAACTGATTACTCCATAAAAAAAGTGAAACTAATATTAGGAAAACATGAAAACCTATTAGAAAAACAAAAATACCAGGAACTCTTATTAAGAGATCCTAGTATTTTAAATTTTTCATTAATTTGATACTCTTCCATAAACTAAATCCATAAAATAATCAGGTTCACCTTGTTCATTTATCGTATAAGGTATTGAAAATGCAGGTACAAAAGGGGAATTTTCGACTAAAATTTCCCTAATATCATCACCATATTCATAAGAATGATCAAATTGTTGTAATGCCATATTAATGTCCATACGGTAGTCAATAAGAATTTGTCCACTGTTATCAATAAGAAGCGGTAAATAATTCCCAAAATAAGGGGTCCTTACCATCGGAGCTTCTTTATAATTTAGTTTCTCAAATTGAAGTGTAAATAATCCCGTATCAATCATCTCATCAATTGGGGCCAAATCATTTTTACGCATATACTGATTTAACTGTGTTTGTAATTGTTGAATATCCCGCATAACCGATAAGTCAAGCAGTTTGACTTCAGCCACCTCTTCTTCTACATTAACCAATACATACTGATAGAGTCCTCCACTTTCAAAGGAATTCCCAGGAGGACTTTGTAAATAACGAGGAACTAACTGTCGAAAATCTACAGGATATTTCTGATAAATCGGCGTTTCCAGATCTCTATTTTTAATGGGTAATACGCCCGTATCCGCTCTAAACTGATTTACAGCTTGTTGAACAGATGCTATCTGATCTGGATAGGGAATTTGATTTTCTAATCGCTGTTCACTTGGATATAAGCATCCAGTTAAGAAAAGTATTCCTATTGTCAATTTTAGCATTACGATATATTTCTTCATTTTAATCAACCCTACTTTTTATAGTGTAGCTGTTGGTCCTCCAATTACAATTATAAAAACAATAAGCCCTGATACCATTAGACAAATAAAAGAAAATGTAAGTACAATCCCTTTAAATATTCCTCTTAACTTTAATTTACTAAACACTGCTGTTCCTACAGAAATAAACATTAAGATCATCGCAAAAAACGATATATACATATTGAGCATTGCTTGTGACATACATTCAACCTCCTTAATAACAAAACTTATTATAACATAGCAAAACTTTTTGATGAAGACTTGTCCAAAAAGAAAAAAGTTGGAGAATAGGGGCACCTATCTCCAACTTGACTAAATACTTCACTCTCGGGTTATACAGCCTTGATGATAGCCGTTCGTTACATTATATGCTATAGGTGCTTTCTTGTCTTATACAGGAGCCTATTGTTCCACCTATTTCTTGCCAAACATTTTCGAAATTGAGCCTAAATCCATTGGCATGTTGTTATTAATTATAGCATTTACGATTTGATCTTCTTTTTCTTTAGATACTGGTTTATTTGCCAAGCGTGCGACTTGCGCAATAAGTTGTCGAACTGTTTTTTCATCTTTAAGGTTAGCATTACTAACCGACTGCGCAAGCTTAAAAATATCTTCTTGCTTAACATTTGTTTTCTTTTCAATGTTATCAAAAAAATTATTAGACAAAGTGTAGTCCTCCCTCATGAGTTTTGTCATCATATCGTATGCGAATCCAATTTCGCATGTGCATGACTACTCATAAAAAGGAAAAGTGGAAGGCACTTGGTTAGCTCCGACCAGCAAATGTTCTGGCCGATAAAAGTCCGCTTTTTGACTTTCATCAGCCAGGTTATTTGACCTCGAGGAGCTAGTGCCTGGAGCTAGACAATAGGAAAAGCGGAAGGCACTTGGTTGCTCCGACTAGCAAATGTTCTGCTATCTTTAACTTCGCTATTTATTCGGAAGAAGCCCAGATAAATCTTCACCTTCATGTTTCTTGACACGTCCCATCAATTCTTCAACTGCATCTTCAGGTTTCTTACGACTGAATAATACTCCATATAAAGCACTCGTTATTGGCATTTCAACATTTACTTTTTTCGCCAGTAGGTATGCAGCTTCAGTCGTCCGAATTCCTTCAACAACCATACCCATTTGCTCAAGTACTTCGTCTATTGACATCCCTTTACCTAACATATTTCCTGCTCGCCAATTTCGACTATGCACACTCGTACATGTCACAATTAAATCGCCTAAGCCAGATAATCCTGAAAATGTTAGTGGATTAGCACCTAACTTAATACCAAGCCTTGCTATTTCAGCTAATCCTCTTGTCATTAATGCCGCTTTGGCATTATCTCCAAATCCTAACCCATCCGTTAAACCTGCACATAATGCAATAATATTCTTAAGAGCTCCTCCAAGTTCCACTCCAATTAGGTCTGCATTTGTGTACACTCGGAAACTCTGGTTCATGAATAAATCTTGTACATATTCTGCTGCATCCATATTCAAAGAGGAAACCGTCACGGTTGTAGGTTGTCGTTGACTAACTTCTTCAGCATGACTCGGTCCTGATAAAACTACAACAGGATTAGAATTACCTTTCGGTAATTCTTCCTCGATCATTTCTGAAATCCTTTTTGAAGATGATGGCTCAATACCTTTGCTGGCGTGAATAATTGGAATATCGGTCCGTAAATACGGAAGAATTAACTTAACAACTGTTCGAATTGATTTTGTTGGTACAACAAGTAAAATCGCATCTGTATCCACTAATGTCATTCCAATGTCGGTAAATGCTTTAATATTATGAGGCAATTTTACGTCTGGTAAGTATTTATTATTTGTATGTAGGTCATTAATTTCAGTTATTTGGATCTCTCTTCGACCCCAAATTTTTACTTCATGATCATTATCTGCTAATACCATCGCTAGAGCGGTTCCCCAACTCCCAGCGCCTAATACAGCTATTTTTGACATTTAACAATCCTCCTAACATCTAAACCTTCCTTAGTGGGAGATAAATAAGCGAAAGGGAGAAAATAAGATTCTCTCCCTCCATATAAATGATGTTTCCAATGTTAAGTTGTCGCTTTTTTACCAAGTTTACTTTCTTTTCCTTGAAGAAGACGAACAACATTTTGACGGTGTCTCCAAAAAGATAAGACTGTTACGGTTAAGCTTAAATAAAAGTAGGCCATTGGATAATTATATATATTCGCAAGCCATATGGTAGCAATCGTTGTCGCTACCATAAATAATAGTGATCCTAATGAAACAAATCGGGTGGTAGCAATACTAATAATAGCAATTACCCCTCCGATTAATGATGGAATAAAAACAATAGAAGCCATTACACCGATCGTTGTCGCAACCCCTTTTCCACCTCGAAAGCCATAATAGACGGGCCAGTTATGACCAAGAATGGCAGCTAAACCTGCAAGAGCAGGTGCCCAGCCAGGACCAACTATCCATAAGGTCACCAACACCGCAAATATTCCTTTCGCCATATCTAATAGTAAGACAGTAACTGCCGGGCCTACTCCCAGTAAACGTAGTGTGTTCGTAGCTCCAGCATTTCCACTACCGTGATGACGAATGTCAATCTTTTTAATTTTTTTTGTAATAATATAACTAAAACTAATTGAACCAATTAAGTAAGAAATAACAATTGCAATAATAATTTCCATTACTCTCTCCCCTACTAACGATAAAGTGAAGCTTTACGAAAGTGCTCATTATCCTTCACTAATCCTAAAACCTACTATTTTTTTCATCTTTTTTCGTCAGTTAACTTCCAATGGACGAAGTGTTTTACATGCAACTTACAATTAGAGGCGTTTGTTCTGACCTAAAGCTCGAATTATTCACTTTTTTTACGCGCAAAAATCTTAATTGGTGTTCCTTCGAACTCAAACGTTTGTCTTAAGCGGTTTTCAAGAAAGCGTTGATAAGAAAAATGCATTAATTCTGGTTCATTCACAAAGAAAACAAATGTTGGTGGTCCAACAGCTACTTGTGTTGCATAATTAATCTTGAGACGTTTCCCCTTGTCGGTAGGCGTTGGGTTCATAGCAACGGCATCCATTACCATATCATTTAAGACACTTGTCGAAACACGAAGATTGTGATTTTCTGATACCTTTTGAACTGTAGGCAATATATGTTGTAACCTTTGTTTTAATTTTGCTGATGTAAACAAGATTGGAGCATAACTTAAAAACAAGAAATGATCACGTATTTTTTGTTCGAAATTTTGCATCGTTTTATCATCTTTGGCAATTGCATCCCATTTGTTAACGACGATAATGACTGCACGTCCTGCTTCATGTGCGTAACCGGCAATTTTTTTATCTTGTTCGATGATACCTTCTTCTGCATTGATGACAACAAGAACTACATCAGAACGTTCTATTGCTTTTAAAGATCGGAGTACGCTATATTTCTCTGTCGTTT
This window encodes:
- the spoIVA gene encoding stage IV sporulation protein A; translation: MEKIDIFKDIAERTGGDIYLGVVGAVRTGKSTFIKKFMELVVIPNIENEGDKARAQDELPQSAAGKTIMTTEPKFVPNTAVSIHVDEGLDVNVRLVDCVGYAVPGAKGYEDENGPRMINTPWYEEPIPFQEAAEIGTRKVIQEHSTLGVVVTTDGSIGDIPRYDYLEAEQRVIEELKEVGKPFIVVINSVRPHHPDTDLLRQEISEKHDVPVLAMSIESMTDADINNVLREVLFEFPVHEVNVNLPSWVMVLKEEHWLRQSYEEAVRSTVKDIKRLRDVDRVVGQFGEYDFIDQAGLAGIEMGQGVAEIDLYAPDDLYDQILKEVVGVEIRGKDHLLQLMQDFAHAKSEYDQVSEALRMVKQTGYGIAAPAITDMSLDEPEIIRQGSRFGVRLKAVAPSIHMIKVDVESEFAPIIGTEKQSEELVRYLMQDFEDNPLSIWESDIFGRSLNSIVREGIQAKLSLMPENARYKLKETLERIINEGSGGLIAIIL
- a CDS encoding DUF2768 domain-containing protein encodes the protein MSQAMLNMYISFFAMILMFISVGTAVFSKLKLRGIFKGIVLTFSFICLMVSGLIVFIIVIGGPTATL
- a CDS encoding stage VI sporulation protein F gives rise to the protein MSNNFFDNIEKKTNVKQEDIFKLAQSVSNANLKDEKTVRQLIAQVARLANKPVSKEKEDQIVNAIINNNMPMDLGSISKMFGKK
- a CDS encoding NAD(P)H-dependent glycerol-3-phosphate dehydrogenase; this translates as MSKIAVLGAGSWGTALAMVLADNDHEVKIWGRREIQITEINDLHTNNKYLPDVKLPHNIKAFTDIGMTLVDTDAILLVVPTKSIRTVVKLILPYLRTDIPIIHASKGIEPSSSKRISEMIEEELPKGNSNPVVVLSGPSHAEEVSQRQPTTVTVSSLNMDAAEYVQDLFMNQSFRVYTNADLIGVELGGALKNIIALCAGLTDGLGFGDNAKAALMTRGLAEIARLGIKLGANPLTFSGLSGLGDLIVTCTSVHSRNWRAGNMLGKGMSIDEVLEQMGMVVEGIRTTEAAYLLAKKVNVEMPITSALYGVLFSRKKPEDAVEELMGRVKKHEGEDLSGLLPNK
- the plsY gene encoding glycerol-3-phosphate 1-O-acyltransferase PlsY, which gives rise to MEIIIAIVISYLIGSISFSYIITKKIKKIDIRHHGSGNAGATNTLRLLGVGPAVTVLLLDMAKGIFAVLVTLWIVGPGWAPALAGLAAILGHNWPVYYGFRGGKGVATTIGVMASIVFIPSLIGGVIAIISIATTRFVSLGSLLFMVATTIATIWLANIYNYPMAYFYLSLTVTVLSFWRHRQNVVRLLQGKESKLGKKATT